The sequence TTCATCTAAAAAACCAGCAATTTCAAATAATTCTTTTCCTCCTGTAAACTCTTTTGCATCTATACTCTCTCCTTCTTCTTTTCCATCAGAATAAATCATTGCTTGATTTTCAGGGTCAACAAATACAACAATCCCTTTACCATGTATTTCTAAAGAAAAAACCCTTTTTCCACTCGTCCAGTTTGCAGATAAAATCCCTATTGCTCCTGAAGAAAATTCAATTAAAGAACAAAAAATGTTATTATAATCAGCAAATAGCCCTTTAACAATACTTTTAACTTTTTTTACATCTCCTCCAATATACCTTAAAAGGTCAACTGAGTGAATAACATCGCAGGTCAAAATATCAATTGCCCCATTGTAATAAGGTGGTTGGCCCAAATAATTTTTAAAAAAATTTGCCTGTGTTAATATAACTTCCCCTTTTTCTTCTATTCTTTTTTTCCCTTCTACTATTAAAGGGGCAAATCTCCTTTGAAAACCGACCATTGTCAAAACACCCTTTTTTTCTGCCAATTTTGCCATTTGTTTTGTCTGTTCAAGTGTTATTCCAGGTGGTTTTTCTATAAAAACATTAAGGCATTTGTTTAAACAATGAATAACGATATCAAAAAGATGGTGTGGTGGCATTATTATATAGATAGCATCAGGACTTTTTTCTTCAAGCATTTTTTTATAGTCAGTATAAACATTTGAAATTTTATATTTTTCTGATGTTTTTCTTAATCGTTCTTCATTCAAATCACATATACCTATAATTTCAGCATTTTCAATTTTTGAAAGTGAAGGATAATGAACTAAATTTGCCATTCCTCCTGCTCCAATAATACATACTTTCACCATTTTTTTGACCTTTCAATAATTTTTTTTATTTTTTCAACTGTTTCTTCAATA comes from bacterium and encodes:
- a CDS encoding Gfo/Idh/MocA family oxidoreductase: MVKVCIIGAGGMANLVHYPSLSKIENAEIIGICDLNEERLRKTSEKYKISNVYTDYKKMLEEKSPDAIYIIMPPHHLFDIVIHCLNKCLNVFIEKPPGITLEQTKQMAKLAEKKGVLTMVGFQRRFAPLIVEGKKRIEEKGEVILTQANFFKNYLGQPPYYNGAIDILTCDVIHSVDLLRYIGGDVKKVKSIVKGLFADYNNIFCSLIEFSSGAIGILSANWTSGKRVFSLEIHGKGIVVFVDPENQAMIYSDGKEEGESIDAKEFTGGKELFEIAGFLDENKHFIECIEKKKLPETNFYDAVKTMELVENIYKNTI